One genomic window of Manihot esculenta cultivar AM560-2 chromosome 16, M.esculenta_v8, whole genome shotgun sequence includes the following:
- the LOC110602865 gene encoding enhancer of rudimentary homolog: protein MANRHTIILMQTSQNRATRTFMDYDSISQAMDGICGLYERKLKELNPAVRNITYDIADLYNFIDGLADMCALVYDHSVKAYLPYDRQWIKQRTFQQLKKLAH, encoded by the exons ATG GCTAATAGGCATACCATCATTCTGATGCAGACCTCTCAAAATAGAGCGACTAGAACATTTATGGATTATGATTCAATAAGTCAAGCTATGGATG GTATATGTGGGCTATATGAAAGAAAGCTTAAGGAACTAAATCCAGCCGTCAGAAATATCACTTATGACATTGCAGATCTCTACAATTTTATTGATGGCCTTGCAGACATGTGTGCTTTAGT TTATGATCACTCAGTTAAGGCATATCTTCCATATGATAGACAGTGGATAAAACAGCGGACATTTCAACAACTTAAGAAATTGGCGCACTAG